The Microplitis demolitor isolate Queensland-Clemson2020A chromosome 8, iyMicDemo2.1a, whole genome shotgun sequence genome has a segment encoding these proteins:
- the LOC103578822 gene encoding rap guanine nucleotide exchange factor 2 isoform X2, with product MHKHMNQVRSPNASPPVRGQVKRWNSFHGGGNFEANPTNGDRCLSPKNNQEPYRAVPKAVQVLRSESVDRGHRIQPPPPPAFPRRRFSVCFGKRTGGSARRPNECFVLEPSEMIVIDYSEVHGRMHRPPHPHPIADHRQVNLVFDDTFAPGLTGRPELYQKSNRSSHSSDTSSAYSGSDTMTSVQGSLDADNDEVDFSGLVESIVDSDEEEDLAESMDSLTVRDTVRECLEKDPAERTEEDIEILLEFTQHLKAFTNMTLAVRRALCAVMVFAVVESAGMIVLTDGEELDSWSVLINGAVEIEHSNGEIEQLHLGDSFGILPTMERLLHRGVMRTKCNDCQFVCVTQADYFRIQHQGEENTRRHEENGRVILVTELRGALDGGTRRGHVVIRGTPERLMLQLIEENSITDPTYVEDFLLTHRTFIDSPLLVADQLLEWFAQPQVKDRVARVVLLWVNNHFTDFETDPAMMEFLEAFEAGLEREKMQGQQRLLNIACAAKARTRNITLARPNRDEVLNFSILGGYERGFGIFISKVDKHSKAEDVGLKRGDQILEVNGQRFEHVSHARALEILRGSTHLSITVKSNLLAFKEMLQMPDNSPRPRGRINKPEVPRIPIDPRARLSTHVDPLTPGGQLNPMVGGVPLLIPDNNGSPCKDSKKEHKGFMTLGPKRRFQKALMKMNILPKNIINDGMHADDSLAPPHTPPGTGLQNTTNLYHSRSNPDLTSIYCYDDLRAPDYPEHVLKVYKADQTCKYLLVHKETTAHEVVMLALQEFGITESSSNFSLAEVSVAEGGMIKQRRLPDQLQNLAERIGLSSRYYLKTNGISETLVADEQAPELVRESQVHFLQLNAVEVAIQLTLQDFSIFRQIESTEYVDDLFELKSRYGVPMLSQFAELVNREMFWVVTEVCSEHNLVRRSKIIKQFIKIARQCKECKNFNSMFAIVSGLGHGAVSRLRASWEKLPSKYQRLFSDLQELMDPSRNMSKYRQLVASEQTQPPIIPFYPVVKKDLTFIHLGNDSRVENLVNFEKLRMIAKEVRTLTNMCSSPYDLLTMLERGGQPPSSAMVALNQMTTGNQGGQTATVKRRKKSAAAPNPKKMFEEAQMVRRVKAYLANMKVTTDEERLHALSVDCEPHAGAVAIAAAVPLSGSRGRRHPSPTLSTTSSASSTSEGRKSIQGTKFGAASPQAVRKMLALSDPHKTRPYQPKHCPVLPVPGLALHSSGLEPSPGAPRRVGSGSRMPMHERSHSDTPSGLPAPVDLSAESSSVTSLSNLQPLRKTLTSGSVTSSDSGHSTQLDSHSGSSVEAGGSPPPPQRRHLSMQGCTGAGIGLGTGLPGPMHHSAGTTSFMLAGNNSMVQRSTAVAGPGQCRQPPAYKVAAQMARLHRLGRAHSHEGVTYRTSHEDDDDEAQVSAV from the exons ATGCACAAGCACATGAACCAGGTGAGAAGTCCAAATGCTTCTCCACCTGTTCGTGGGCAAGTTAAGCGTTGGAACAGTTTTCATGGCGGTGGTAATTTTGAGGCTAATCCGACTAATGGTGATAGATGTCTCAGcccgaaaaataatcaagagCCCTACAGGGCTGTACCTAAAGCCGTTCAGGTACTTAGAAGTGAAAGTGTAGACCGAGGTCACCGAATTCAGCCGCCCCCACCACCGGCTTTTCCACGACGTCGTTTTTCTGTTTG CTTTGGCAAGCGGACGGGTGGCAGTGCCAGGAGACCCAACGAGTGCTTCGTTCTCGAGCCCTCCGAGATGATTGTC ATCGACTATTCGGAAGTGCACGGAAGGATGCATCGACCTCCGCATCCTCATCCCATTGCCGACCATCGGCAGGTCAATTTGGTCTTCGACGATAcg TTCGCACCGGGCCTGACTGGCAGGCCGGAGCTCTACCAAAAGTCAAACAGAAGCAGCCATTCGAGTGACACGAGCTCGGCGTACAGCGGATCAGACACGATGACATCGGTTCAGGGATCTTTGGACGCAGACAACGACGAGGTCGACTTCTCTGGCCTCGTCGAGTCGATAGTAGACAGCGATGAGGAGGAAGATCTCGCTGAGAGCATGGAT AGCCTAACCGTTCGCGATACCGTGCGTGAGTGCCTGGAAAAAGACCCGGCGGAGCGAACTGAGGAAGACATCGAGATCCTGCTGGAATTCACGCAACATCTAAAGGCATTCACGAACATGACCTTGGCCGTGAGACGTGCACTCTGTGCGGTGATGGTATTTGCGGTGGTGGAGAGCGCCGGAATGATTGTGCTGACTGATGGGGAGGAATTAGATAGTTGGAGTGTACTGATAAATGGTGCTGTTGAAATAGAACACAGCAATGGTGAAATTGAGCAATTGCATCTTGGTGATAGTTTTGGAATTCTGCCAACAATGGAGCGATTGCTACATCGAGGAGTTATGCGGACCAA GTGCAATGACTGCCAATTTGTCTGTGTGACACAAGCTGATTATTTTCGAATCCAACATCAAGGGGAAGAAAATACGAGGCGACATGAAGAGAACGGCCGGGTGATTTTGGTAACCGAGTTAAGAGGAGCTCTTGACGGCGGCACCAGGCGCGGACATGTGGTGATCCGTGGGACACCTGAACGGCTTATGCTACAGCTTATCGAAGAAAACAGTATTACGGACCCGACGTACGTCGAAGACTTCCTGCTCACTCATCGAACGTTCATCGACAGCCCGCTGCTGGTCGCTGATCAATTACTCGAGTGGTTCGCACAGCCACAAGTTAAAGATCGCGTCGCACGTGTCGTACTGCTCTGGGTGAATAATCACTTTACGGACTTTGAAACAGATCCGGCGATGATGGAATTTTTAGAAGCATTCGAGGCAGGCCTTGAGCGTGAAAAAATGCAGGGTCAGCagag ATTATTGAACATTGCATGTGCAGCGAAAGCAAGAACGCGTAATATAACACTCGCGAGGCCGAACAGAGACGAAGTGTTGAACTTCAGTATACTCGGCGGCTACGAACGTGGATTTGGGATATTTATATCTAAAGTCGACAAGCACTCGAAGGCCGAAGACGTTGGACTTAAACGTGGTGACCAAATTTTAGAAGTCAATGGCCAACGTTTTGAGCACGTAAGTCACGCGAGGGCACTTGAAATATTACGTGGCTCAACGCATCTCAGTATTACcgttaaatcaaatttattggcATTCAAAGAAATGCTACAGATGCCAGATAACTCGCCACGGCCGCGTGGCAGAATAAATAAACCAGAAGTACCAAGAATACCAATAGATCCACGCGCGAGGCTGTCAACGCACGTGGATCCTCTGACACCCGGCGGGCAACTGAATCCAATGGTCGGTGGGGTGCCTCTGCTGATACCCGACAATAATGGATCGCCGTGCAAGGATTCGAAAAAAGAGCACAAGGGATTCATGACACTGGGACCAAAACGACGGTTTCAAAAAGCTCTGATGAAAATGAACATATTGCCAAAGAATATTATCAACGACGGTATGCATGCTGATGATTCCCTGGCACCGCCTCACACGCCACCAGGAACGGGACTACAAAATACCACAAATCTTTATCATTCTCGCAGCAATCCCGATTTAACGTCGATATACTGTTACGATGATCTAAGAGCGCCAGATTATCCTGAACACGTACTAAAAGTCTACAAAGCTGATCAGACTTGCAAATATCTCCTTGTCCACAAAGAAACAACGGCCCATGAAGTTGTCATGCTGGCATTGCAGGAGTTTGGTATCACTGAAAGCAGCTCTAATTTCTCGTTGGCTGAAGTAAGTGTCGCTGAAGGTGGAATGATTAAGCAGCGAAGGCTGCCAGATCAGCTGCAGAATTTGGCCGAGAGAATAGGATTAAGTTCCCGGTATTATTTAAAGACCAACGGTATCTCCGAGACACTGGTCGCTGATGAACAGGCGCCAGAGTTGGTGAGAGAATCTCAAGtacattttttacaactaAACGCCGTCGAAGTGGCCATCCAGTTAACGCTCCAGGACTTTAGTATATTCCGTCAGATAGAGTCCACGGAGTACGTTGACGATTTATTTGAACTTAAGAGCCGCTATGGGGTCCCGATGCTCAGTCAATTCGCGGAACTAGTCAACAGAGAAATGTTTTGGGTCGTCACAGAGGTTTGTTCTGAGCACAATCTCGTCAGAcggagtaaaataataaagcaaTTTATAAAGATAGCACGTCAATGTAAagaatgtaaaaatttcaattccatGTTTGCTATCGTCTCGGGACTTGGCCACGGCGCAGTGTCACGTCTGCGCGCTTCCTGGGAAAAATTGCCCAGTAAATATCAAAGATTATTTAGTGATCTTCAAGAACTTATGGATCCAAGCAGAAATATGAGCAAATATCGTCAGCTGGTTGCTTCTGAACAGACACAGCCTCCAATAATTCCATTTTACCCGGTCGTAAAAAAGGATTTGACGTTCATACATCTGGGAAATGACTCGAGAGTCGAAAATCTcgtaaactttgaaaaattgcgtATGATCGCCAAAGAAGTGAGGACACTGACAAATATGTGCTCGTCGCCGTACGATTTGTTGACGATGCTCGAGCGCGGGGGACAGCCTCCGAGTTCCGCGATGGTTGCGCTCAATCAAATGACGACGGGTAATCAGGGCGGACAGACGGCGACAGTTAAGCGACGCAAAAAATCCGCAGCGGCGCCAAAtccgaaaaaaatgtttgaagaAGCTCAGATGGTGAGACGGGTCAAGGCTTACTTGGCCAACATGAAGGTCACCACAGATGAGGAACGTTTGCACGCTTTGTCAGTTGACTGTGAACCACATGCGGGCGCGGTAGCTATCGCTGCGGCAGTTCCTCTATCAGGAAGTCGAGGTAGACGGCATCCTTCACCCACACTCTCTACTACTAGTAGTGCCAGTAGCACCAGTGAAGGCAGAAAAAGTATACAAg gtACAAAATTCGGAGCAGCATCTCCACAAGCCGTACGAAAGATGCTGGCTCTATCAGATCCACACAAAACCCGACCTTACCAACCTAAACACTGTCCCGTGCTTCCAGTACCGGGTCTGGCTTTGCACTCGAGCGGACTGGAGCCGAGTCCCGGTGCGCCGAGAAGAGTAGGCTCTGGTAGCCGTATGCCGATGCACGAAAGGTCACACAGCGATACACCCTCGGGTTTGCCAGCTCCAGTTGATCTTAGCGCTGAAAGCAGCAGTGTCACTAGTCTTAGCAATTTACAACCTTTGAGAAAGACACTGACAAGTG GTTCGGTGACGAGCAGTGACAGTGGTCACAGTACACAGTTGGATAGCCACAGCGGGAGCAGCGTCGAAGCTGGTGGGAGCCCTCCACCGCCCCAGAGACGGCATTTATCAATGCAAG GTTGCACAGGAGCTGGCATTGGACTTGGAACAGGACTGCCGGGGCCGATGCACCATAGCGCCGGCACGACTTCCTTTATGCTTGCCGGGAATAAT
- the LOC103578822 gene encoding rap guanine nucleotide exchange factor 6 isoform X3 has product MTDYLDSHFVRALCRDPDRRTLQDLQIIYYGLLGLEALRPCRDSILRELCKVVRYERHYANHVLYYTGELATSWYILLSGSVFIDGSMFLPRSSFGKRTGGSARRPNECFVLEPSEMIVIDYSEVHGRMHRPPHPHPIADHRQVNLVFDDTFAPGLTGRPELYQKSNRSSHSSDTSSAYSGSDTMTSVQGSLDADNDEVDFSGLVESIVDSDEEEDLAESMDSLTVRDTVRECLEKDPAERTEEDIEILLEFTQHLKAFTNMTLAVRRALCAVMVFAVVESAGMIVLTDGEELDSWSVLINGAVEIEHSNGEIEQLHLGDSFGILPTMERLLHRGVMRTKCNDCQFVCVTQADYFRIQHQGEENTRRHEENGRVILVTELRGALDGGTRRGHVVIRGTPERLMLQLIEENSITDPTYVEDFLLTHRTFIDSPLLVADQLLEWFAQPQVKDRVARVVLLWVNNHFTDFETDPAMMEFLEAFEAGLEREKMQGQQRLLNIACAAKARTRNITLARPNRDEVLNFSILGGYERGFGIFISKVDKHSKAEDVGLKRGDQILEVNGQRFEHVSHARALEILRGSTHLSITVKSNLLAFKEMLQMPDNSPRPRGRINKPEVPRIPIDPRARLSTHVDPLTPGGQLNPMVGGVPLLIPDNNGSPCKDSKKEHKGFMTLGPKRRFQKALMKMNILPKNIINDGMHADDSLAPPHTPPGTGLQNTTNLYHSRSNPDLTSIYCYDDLRAPDYPEHVLKVYKADQTCKYLLVHKETTAHEVVMLALQEFGITESSSNFSLAEVSVAEGGMIKQRRLPDQLQNLAERIGLSSRYYLKTNGISETLVADEQAPELVRESQVHFLQLNAVEVAIQLTLQDFSIFRQIESTEYVDDLFELKSRYGVPMLSQFAELVNREMFWVVTEVCSEHNLVRRSKIIKQFIKIARQCKECKNFNSMFAIVSGLGHGAVSRLRASWEKLPSKYQRLFSDLQELMDPSRNMSKYRQLVASEQTQPPIIPFYPVVKKDLTFIHLGNDSRVENLVNFEKLRMIAKEVRTLTNMCSSPYDLLTMLERGGQPPSSAMVALNQMTTGNQGGQTATVKRRKKSAAAPNPKKMFEEAQMVRRVKAYLANMKVTTDEERLHALSVDCEPHAGAVAIAAAVPLSGSRGRRHPSPTLSTTSSASSTSEGRKSIQGTKFGAASPQAVRKMLALSDPHKTRPYQPKHCPVLPVPGLALHSSGLEPSPGAPRRVGSGSRMPMHERSHSDTPSGLPAPVDLSAESSSVTSLSNLQPLRKTLTSGSVTSSDSGHSTQLDSHSGSSVEAGGSPPPPQRRHLSMQGSVRGGLPPFPHAVAVLPPLPINHTHNHHNQQQHHHHHHLHQLQHHHHHHQQSQPPPPPPRDDDEAQVSAV; this is encoded by the exons CTTTGGCAAGCGGACGGGTGGCAGTGCCAGGAGACCCAACGAGTGCTTCGTTCTCGAGCCCTCCGAGATGATTGTC ATCGACTATTCGGAAGTGCACGGAAGGATGCATCGACCTCCGCATCCTCATCCCATTGCCGACCATCGGCAGGTCAATTTGGTCTTCGACGATAcg TTCGCACCGGGCCTGACTGGCAGGCCGGAGCTCTACCAAAAGTCAAACAGAAGCAGCCATTCGAGTGACACGAGCTCGGCGTACAGCGGATCAGACACGATGACATCGGTTCAGGGATCTTTGGACGCAGACAACGACGAGGTCGACTTCTCTGGCCTCGTCGAGTCGATAGTAGACAGCGATGAGGAGGAAGATCTCGCTGAGAGCATGGAT AGCCTAACCGTTCGCGATACCGTGCGTGAGTGCCTGGAAAAAGACCCGGCGGAGCGAACTGAGGAAGACATCGAGATCCTGCTGGAATTCACGCAACATCTAAAGGCATTCACGAACATGACCTTGGCCGTGAGACGTGCACTCTGTGCGGTGATGGTATTTGCGGTGGTGGAGAGCGCCGGAATGATTGTGCTGACTGATGGGGAGGAATTAGATAGTTGGAGTGTACTGATAAATGGTGCTGTTGAAATAGAACACAGCAATGGTGAAATTGAGCAATTGCATCTTGGTGATAGTTTTGGAATTCTGCCAACAATGGAGCGATTGCTACATCGAGGAGTTATGCGGACCAA GTGCAATGACTGCCAATTTGTCTGTGTGACACAAGCTGATTATTTTCGAATCCAACATCAAGGGGAAGAAAATACGAGGCGACATGAAGAGAACGGCCGGGTGATTTTGGTAACCGAGTTAAGAGGAGCTCTTGACGGCGGCACCAGGCGCGGACATGTGGTGATCCGTGGGACACCTGAACGGCTTATGCTACAGCTTATCGAAGAAAACAGTATTACGGACCCGACGTACGTCGAAGACTTCCTGCTCACTCATCGAACGTTCATCGACAGCCCGCTGCTGGTCGCTGATCAATTACTCGAGTGGTTCGCACAGCCACAAGTTAAAGATCGCGTCGCACGTGTCGTACTGCTCTGGGTGAATAATCACTTTACGGACTTTGAAACAGATCCGGCGATGATGGAATTTTTAGAAGCATTCGAGGCAGGCCTTGAGCGTGAAAAAATGCAGGGTCAGCagag ATTATTGAACATTGCATGTGCAGCGAAAGCAAGAACGCGTAATATAACACTCGCGAGGCCGAACAGAGACGAAGTGTTGAACTTCAGTATACTCGGCGGCTACGAACGTGGATTTGGGATATTTATATCTAAAGTCGACAAGCACTCGAAGGCCGAAGACGTTGGACTTAAACGTGGTGACCAAATTTTAGAAGTCAATGGCCAACGTTTTGAGCACGTAAGTCACGCGAGGGCACTTGAAATATTACGTGGCTCAACGCATCTCAGTATTACcgttaaatcaaatttattggcATTCAAAGAAATGCTACAGATGCCAGATAACTCGCCACGGCCGCGTGGCAGAATAAATAAACCAGAAGTACCAAGAATACCAATAGATCCACGCGCGAGGCTGTCAACGCACGTGGATCCTCTGACACCCGGCGGGCAACTGAATCCAATGGTCGGTGGGGTGCCTCTGCTGATACCCGACAATAATGGATCGCCGTGCAAGGATTCGAAAAAAGAGCACAAGGGATTCATGACACTGGGACCAAAACGACGGTTTCAAAAAGCTCTGATGAAAATGAACATATTGCCAAAGAATATTATCAACGACGGTATGCATGCTGATGATTCCCTGGCACCGCCTCACACGCCACCAGGAACGGGACTACAAAATACCACAAATCTTTATCATTCTCGCAGCAATCCCGATTTAACGTCGATATACTGTTACGATGATCTAAGAGCGCCAGATTATCCTGAACACGTACTAAAAGTCTACAAAGCTGATCAGACTTGCAAATATCTCCTTGTCCACAAAGAAACAACGGCCCATGAAGTTGTCATGCTGGCATTGCAGGAGTTTGGTATCACTGAAAGCAGCTCTAATTTCTCGTTGGCTGAAGTAAGTGTCGCTGAAGGTGGAATGATTAAGCAGCGAAGGCTGCCAGATCAGCTGCAGAATTTGGCCGAGAGAATAGGATTAAGTTCCCGGTATTATTTAAAGACCAACGGTATCTCCGAGACACTGGTCGCTGATGAACAGGCGCCAGAGTTGGTGAGAGAATCTCAAGtacattttttacaactaAACGCCGTCGAAGTGGCCATCCAGTTAACGCTCCAGGACTTTAGTATATTCCGTCAGATAGAGTCCACGGAGTACGTTGACGATTTATTTGAACTTAAGAGCCGCTATGGGGTCCCGATGCTCAGTCAATTCGCGGAACTAGTCAACAGAGAAATGTTTTGGGTCGTCACAGAGGTTTGTTCTGAGCACAATCTCGTCAGAcggagtaaaataataaagcaaTTTATAAAGATAGCACGTCAATGTAAagaatgtaaaaatttcaattccatGTTTGCTATCGTCTCGGGACTTGGCCACGGCGCAGTGTCACGTCTGCGCGCTTCCTGGGAAAAATTGCCCAGTAAATATCAAAGATTATTTAGTGATCTTCAAGAACTTATGGATCCAAGCAGAAATATGAGCAAATATCGTCAGCTGGTTGCTTCTGAACAGACACAGCCTCCAATAATTCCATTTTACCCGGTCGTAAAAAAGGATTTGACGTTCATACATCTGGGAAATGACTCGAGAGTCGAAAATCTcgtaaactttgaaaaattgcgtATGATCGCCAAAGAAGTGAGGACACTGACAAATATGTGCTCGTCGCCGTACGATTTGTTGACGATGCTCGAGCGCGGGGGACAGCCTCCGAGTTCCGCGATGGTTGCGCTCAATCAAATGACGACGGGTAATCAGGGCGGACAGACGGCGACAGTTAAGCGACGCAAAAAATCCGCAGCGGCGCCAAAtccgaaaaaaatgtttgaagaAGCTCAGATGGTGAGACGGGTCAAGGCTTACTTGGCCAACATGAAGGTCACCACAGATGAGGAACGTTTGCACGCTTTGTCAGTTGACTGTGAACCACATGCGGGCGCGGTAGCTATCGCTGCGGCAGTTCCTCTATCAGGAAGTCGAGGTAGACGGCATCCTTCACCCACACTCTCTACTACTAGTAGTGCCAGTAGCACCAGTGAAGGCAGAAAAAGTATACAAg gtACAAAATTCGGAGCAGCATCTCCACAAGCCGTACGAAAGATGCTGGCTCTATCAGATCCACACAAAACCCGACCTTACCAACCTAAACACTGTCCCGTGCTTCCAGTACCGGGTCTGGCTTTGCACTCGAGCGGACTGGAGCCGAGTCCCGGTGCGCCGAGAAGAGTAGGCTCTGGTAGCCGTATGCCGATGCACGAAAGGTCACACAGCGATACACCCTCGGGTTTGCCAGCTCCAGTTGATCTTAGCGCTGAAAGCAGCAGTGTCACTAGTCTTAGCAATTTACAACCTTTGAGAAAGACACTGACAAGTG GTTCGGTGACGAGCAGTGACAGTGGTCACAGTACACAGTTGGATAGCCACAGCGGGAGCAGCGTCGAAGCTGGTGGGAGCCCTCCACCGCCCCAGAGACGGCATTTATCAATGCAAG GATCGGTCCGAGGTGGATTGCCTCCGTTTCCCCACGCAGTAGCAGTGCTACCTCCGCTTCCAATCAACCATACGCATAATCATCATaatcaacaacaacatcatcatcatcatcatctccATCAACTtcaacatcatcatcatcatcatcaacaatCCCAACCACCGCCGCCACCCCCTCGAG